AATTGAACTTGTAAACTAGGTTTGACCcaacttgacccagtttcgaacttgacctagatatcaccaaaaTATTTATTGTGATGAAGATCTGATAAAAAATGTTACTACTAGAGTGGTAACAAGGAAATGTTGACGCACACACGGACAGACGGATGCTcaaacggacgacggacgaaaggaGATCACAAACACTGACCTTGTCACTCTGTTACAGTTGAGCTTAAAAGCTCGTCTGAACATGACCCCCTACGGCCGGTCATCATACGCGCGGAAAGTTTGGAGATGACTTCAGTGAGACTAGGTATTTGCGTTCACCCACGTGGCTGTAGGCTAAGATGCACATCATTTACCTCGGCAATAAACTTCAGCGTGCAAGCGGCCTAAATCCGAGAGCCATCGGTGCTTTTAATTGTGCATTGGCAAAGCTCGTTAAGTTGTGTAagttttcattcattgtacaagAATCGGCATTAACACTTAAAGAACCACCAAGAATTATAAAAACGACTATCATCGAGGGATTCTCTGTAAGCATTTTAGAAAACCAAACTTAAtaaaactaccatatatggacGTACAGTTTGACTTCAAACTCATTTGTCATAATATTTTTGTATAGGTTGAAGCGTTGTATTTTCAGCTGTGATCTACTCACGGGTTTGGCTGTTAAATAGTTATGACTTCTCtgactttgtttgatttcatacCAAACAAAAATGCCTATTGATGTCCTTAAGGTAGCTATCGATAAGTTTGTTTTACCAGCGATGAAAACTTACAAAAagtttatatctttaaaactacttGCAATAAGTGTATATGAGTATACATTTTCTGTAAGATCTTGAAAAGCCCTTTTACATGGTGATATTGAGAATATACCTAAATTATTGAACAAAAAATGTTGGTCAACCAGTTATTTTTGAACGGGCCTTGAAATTTCATCATACCCCtataatgtaaattctttttgCTATTTGTAGCAATTAAATAGCTTGAGGGAATCTTGTTACATTTTTTGCATCTGCAATGTAACAAAATGTACAGGCTATTGAGTACAGAAATCTTGAAAAGTACTCTACTctgtaacaaaaatgtgtttataattgaatgtatcattttatcaaataacTGTGTAACGATTCCCTAAAGCTATctttatgcaatattttgtaaaagatttttttaaatatggaatAAGATGGACTTGCAAGCTATAAAGGAAGACCCGTCAActgatattttgcaaatagttaTTGCTCAATATTAATTTACCACTGCCTTAAAATAACTATATAAGCATGTCAAATGATAGAACTTTCAAAGACCTTTCCAACTATTTATACTTCGTATActtgtttaaaatacttttaaagattAGAACAATTTTCTGATTTCCAGTTGCCACTTTTCAAAACTTATCTGTATTACCCTTTTCAGTAGTTTTATTATCAAAGTACGCACATGAAGTATACAttagtacaaagacagttttTGGTCTGTTTATGTTTAATCAATTCTCGAAATTAAATTGTTCAACTCAGTATATGTGTAGTCGTAGTGCTGATTCATCGTCCAATGGCATCTGTAGGTCTGGCTTCAAAAGATGTGCTAATTCTTTGAATTCCACACAGTGCCTATTTGGATATGAATACAAACTTTGCAAACTTTTACGTCACTCGAGTCTTTTGCAGTGCCGATGTCGTTAATTTCAAACAGATCTGGTATAAAGAACAGTGTATCAGGTTTTCCACCAATAACCTGAGAACTGGTTTGTTCCCTTATCTCGTGAACGTTCCATTACTGTGCAATCCGGTCTAACTCGGTTTGTATGAGAtccataaaacaaattttaaattctCACATTGTATTGCGTCCAGTTCATTGAATGTCCCTGTATCGCGTAagtctttccagattttatttgaaaaggtTAATCCACCAATGGACTCCATTTTGTCATAATGTACCGCCACCACTTCACACTGCGCTGGTTAGATGTGCTTTTTCCAACGACAACGCAAACGGATCAGCAGCATCATACCGGACGTATTGCTGCAAAAGTAAAGCAATGGAGTTTCCGGTACCACCATCAGAACTTGGTATTCGAGGGACTTTTTATGCTCATTCAATGCATCTAAAAGTATATTGCAAACAAGTGTGGGTCATTATTTAAGTCCAAAATCTCTAACCATATTATTTTTCTACTAAACCCATCCACCGCACCATGAATACAAAATCCATACGGTTTAGTTAGTCATAACCGTCTATATGCTATATAAAATTGGGTCCTTTGGCACAGTGGACGCACTGGTGGAGACGATGTGCTTTCTGCAGCTCCACACCAACTGGATCCAGCACTGTCATTATTTCCATGACGTCGTTCCTTTTGACGCACAGATCTTAAAGCCTTTCGTAAAGTACTCTGCAATGAACATAGTTTTGTCGGTTATAGATGTTGATGGTAGGTACCTGGGCTCAGTAGCCTGATAATACCGAGCAGTATTATGAAGCAGACACAAAACACCATCCAAGTTTTCATCTTCATATTTTTCAGTCTAGTAGATGAGTCTGAAATACATGTTTATCTATGATATTAATCTCTGCATGGTACAAAATAGGTACAATTATTAAGTCCAAAATATTCCAGATCACTGACACgtggggttcggacccccacaTACCCTATTTACCTCCGCTCCCGGTTAAATTTagccaatattttttagcattttaccatgtattgagcgtAGGTGACGATCAttaaacgcattttgtaacatttcagcgtgtatttttttttaaaatttatttttaccatcaatgctctcaatatgacaaaatttgaaacatcgcacgaacaatgggaacacttgcttgcgctggaccctcgctttgttaGCGAATGTCATAAACCGGATACCAAAATTGATTCTCGTACGGCtgtgttaaaccagatcatcacttttttatgtaaacaaacctcgtgtaacacgtgctgaagcgataatccggtataatgtaCACATGTagtcgaaacggtatcaattttaGTATCCGGCAAtcatatgcgcagttcaaagctgGGACATACGAGTATCAACACGAAGTATGTGCTGAAAAAACAATGCTGAGGTACTAAACTGAACAAACTAAGATGTAAAACAATTTTCTGAATTGATATTGTTGAATGAGCATGAACATCTATTACATAGAACATGGGTATAACAGTAATTGAACAACTCCCTCCTTGTGTACTGATATTGTTCTAATATGTCTTGGCCAATTAAGCTATAATAATGATAGCTGTTACAAAGGGAACGTGGACTTTCTGTGGTATTTCTGATATATGATAAATGCTTTGTTGAAATAGCGCATTGCAGTTTAACAGTGATAAATATTTGTCTAGATCTGTTATGACCTAGATTTAGAGTCTATTTAGttactgataaaatatatttagttatttACAACCTAATATTCCTCCCATAGGAGAGTAGAATATGGTCTTTGTTGACAGGCGATCTCTCGACTCAGTGAACTTTACAGTTACTATGGTTCAACCGGGAGGAGAAAATAGCGGCTGTATATATACGAGCATCCTTTATTCAGGGAGTGATTTGATTGTATAACAAATGTTTTCAATTATCTTTAAAGtgctttaaaatataaaatcgtAAACCACGTGTCCCTCATTTCTTTTCCACCAGTTGCACCGATAATAAAGTTACTACAGTTTTTCCTTTGTTCTTTCAAACATTTCATGGCCCTATAATTATTGGTTTCCATGTCTTTTTCTTCAAGTGTTTTGTACTTTAGCCCCTGTACATTATGCATAACATAACCAAACAGTAACACATCATCATAGGGATAAAAGGGAGTTTTAGTTGCTGATTTGTACAAAGACGGCATTATGTCATTTGTCATACTAACAAATTTCCCTTTGCAAAATGGTTTGTAGAATTTCTCACCCCTGAAATGATTCTCACTGACATACcacttatcttttttatttctgaaaattctACCGGCTTTATAGTCACAGTAAACATTTGTTGGCAAGATCGACGTGTAAAGATTCCGAAAATAGATGAATATATTCACTAAAAAGTCATCGTCACTTTTCACAATCAATTTTGCATTTCGACAACGTTCCGTTAGCCATTTATATCCCATTACAACCTTGTGTGTAAGATTTAAGTAAGCGTCAATAAAATCTCCCTGTAATACatctttgtattttttaaactCCTTTTCTACACCTGCTTGAACAGATGGGTTTACGTTTCTACCAAGAAGGAATAAAACCCTGACGGTGCCCAAATGAGAATAATACGTATCATTAGTCCAAGTTTTCCTTATAGCTTGCCTCTGATCAAAGTGGTCTGTTGCTGAATTCACTACCACAAGCACGGTCAAATTTTTCACAGATGAACAGAGTTCCTCATTCTCAGTTAGATATGTAACGTTCATAGGATACTCTGGATGTGTCCAGTTGATAAGTTCAGTCAAATTGGGTTGCATTTCGACAGGATACTTAAGTCCTTTTTTCACCTCTCCGTGTCTGTAGACAGCCGTTGTAGGTTTTGTTTTATTCGTTTCCTTTTCATAATATACTTTTTTACTTTcaagattttcatttttagacTCAATAAGTGTAGTCAGTGGCTTGCTAAGCAGATTCTGAGATATATCCAAATTAGAATAAAACATGAACATTAATACAAATACATGAACAGAGCACAAAAACAATAACCAGTTTTCTTGTGAAGATATTAACTCCCATCTTTCTATAAGTTTGTAAATATGAGCAGTCCGCATGTGTTGATACACATTGTATCCTGTTTCCAATATCAATACAGCACTAACATCTTTCTGATGTTTACACATCAAGAATCCTCCGTGAATTGTCGATATAATTTAAGTCTTTTAGCGAATTTATAATCTCACGCAAATCGAAAAtctagacatagtactagagatcaatcaatgacacaaataataatccttCCCTGAATTAACCTGTATGACA
The sequence above is a segment of the Mercenaria mercenaria strain notata chromosome 3, MADL_Memer_1, whole genome shotgun sequence genome. Coding sequences within it:
- the LOC123525950 gene encoding beta-1,3-galactosyltransferase 1-like, whose protein sequence is MCKHQKDVSAVLILETGYNVYQHMRTAHIYKLIERWELISSQENWLLFLCSVHVFVLMFMFYSNLDISQNLLSKPLTTLIESKNENLESKKVYYEKETNKTKPTTAVYRHGEVKKGLKYPVEMQPNLTELINWTHPEYPMNVTYLTENEELCSSVKNLTVLVVVNSATDHFDQRQAIRKTWTNDTYYSHLGTVRVLFLLGRNVNPSVQAGVEKEFKKYKDVLQGDFIDAYLNLTHKVVMGYKWLTERCRNAKLIVKSDDDFLVNIFIYFRNLYTSILPTNVYCDYKAGRIFRNKKDKWYVSENHFRGEKFYKPFCKGKFVSMTNDIMPSLYKSATKTPFYPYDDVLLFGYVMHNVQGLKYKTLEEKDMETNNYRAMKCLKEQRKNCSNFIIGATGGKEMRDTWFTILYFKAL